From Gordonia crocea, the proteins below share one genomic window:
- a CDS encoding thymidylate synthase: MSASIPTPYEDLLRHVMDNGTPKSDRTGTGTRSVFGHQLRYDLNEGFPLITTKKVHLKSIIYELLWFLRGDSNVRWLQERGVTIWDEWADADGDLGPVYGVQWRSWPTPSGEHVDQIAGAIDMLKANPDSRRNIVSAWNVGEIPQMALPPCHAFFQFYVADGKLSCQLYQRSADLFLGVPFNIASYALLTHMVAQQAGLGLGDFVWTGGDCHIYDNHVDQVAEQLSRDPFPYPKLQLRQRDSIDAYEFDDIVVVDYQSHPAIKAPVAV; encoded by the coding sequence ACCCCCAAATCCGACCGCACCGGCACCGGCACCCGCAGTGTCTTCGGGCACCAATTGCGCTACGACCTCAACGAGGGCTTTCCGCTCATCACCACCAAGAAGGTCCACCTGAAATCGATCATCTATGAGCTCCTGTGGTTCCTGCGCGGGGATTCCAACGTGCGCTGGCTGCAGGAGCGGGGGGTCACGATCTGGGACGAGTGGGCCGACGCGGACGGCGACCTCGGCCCGGTCTACGGGGTGCAGTGGCGCTCGTGGCCCACCCCGTCGGGCGAACACGTCGACCAGATCGCCGGGGCCATCGATATGCTCAAGGCCAACCCGGATTCGCGCCGCAACATCGTCTCGGCGTGGAACGTCGGCGAGATCCCGCAGATGGCCCTCCCGCCGTGTCATGCGTTCTTCCAGTTCTACGTCGCCGACGGCAAGCTGAGCTGCCAGCTGTACCAGCGCAGCGCGGACCTGTTCCTCGGCGTGCCGTTCAACATCGCCTCCTACGCGCTGCTGACGCACATGGTGGCGCAGCAGGCCGGGCTCGGGCTCGGTGACTTCGTGTGGACCGGCGGCGACTGCCACATTTACGACAACCACGTCGACCAGGTTGCCGAACAACTGTCGCGCGACCCCTTCCCGTACCCGAAACTGCAGCTGCGGCAGCGGGATTCGATCGACGCCTATGAGTTCGACGACATCGTCGTCGTCGACTACCAGTCCCATCCGGCGATCAAGGCGCCGGTGGCGGTGTGA
- a CDS encoding dihydrofolate reductase has product MPTRVQLVWAQGRDGAIGRDNTIPWRVPEDMARFKELTIGYPVIMGRKTWDSLPPKFRPLPDRRNIVLTRDDAWAAEGAVRARTLDEALVLAQGEPVSVIGGAEVYRAAMDRATELRVTEIDVEVPGADAFAPPIGPGWEAFYTGDWLVSRSGDRYRFVNYRPAR; this is encoded by the coding sequence ATGCCCACCCGGGTCCAACTGGTGTGGGCACAGGGCCGCGACGGCGCGATCGGCCGGGACAACACCATCCCGTGGCGGGTGCCCGAAGACATGGCTCGCTTCAAGGAGCTGACGATCGGCTACCCGGTGATCATGGGCCGTAAGACCTGGGATTCACTGCCGCCGAAGTTCCGCCCGCTGCCGGACCGGCGCAACATCGTCCTCACCCGCGACGACGCGTGGGCCGCAGAGGGCGCGGTGCGGGCGCGGACCCTCGACGAGGCGCTCGTGCTCGCGCAGGGCGAACCGGTGTCGGTGATCGGCGGGGCCGAGGTCTACCGGGCGGCGATGGACCGTGCCACCGAGTTGCGGGTCACCGAGATCGACGTCGAGGTTCCCGGCGCCGACGCCTTCGCGCCGCCGATCGGCCCGGGTTGGGAGGCCTTCTACACCGGCGACTGGCTCGTCTCGAGGTCCGGGGACCGCTACCGCTTCGTGAACTACCGGCCCGCACGGTAG